The Skermanella rosea sequence ACGACATGGCGGCGGAGCTTCGGCGATACCGGCGGACGGACGGCGGCGCTCTGGCCGCTCCCCCGTCCCAGGGCGCCGATCTCCGTTTTGGTGGTCATGCTCATGCAGGTTGCTTCCGGTAGCGGGATGGCCGCGCCTGCGGGGCGCGGCCTCTCTTGCTTCGGGTCAAAAGGCGGGATCAGGCTGCGGACTTCAGGTTGAGGGAGCCGTAAAGCTCGCCGTTCTCGGCGATGACCTGGTCCAGCAGGCTCCAGTCGAAGGCGCCGGCGTCGGGCATGTTGCGGATATAGCCCAGCTCCTGCATCGACCGGCCCCGGTCGATGATGAATTGCTGCTGGTTGCGCTGGTCCACGACGATCGGCTGCTTGTTGGACGCGTCCAGCGCCGCCTCCATGGTCGTCTTGTAATAGCTGCCGACGGTGTCGTTGAGGGCGGCCTGCTTGTCGGACTCGGCCTGCGACTGGGCTACCATCAAGGCCTTGATCACCGCCTTGACCGCGCCCGGATCGCTCTCCAGCAGAGGGATGCGGGCGGCCAGCACGCAGTCGGAATAGCCCTTGCCGTAAAGGTCGGTGCCGTCCGACAGCACGGTGGCGCCGGGGCGCCCCATCACGCACTGGGAGGCATAGGGCTCGATATGGCAGATCGCGTCCACGGCGCCGGCGATGAAGGCCTGGGCCAGTTCGGGCGAGGTGTTCAGGTAACGGACATCGACGTCCTGGAAGCTCATGCCGGCCTGCTTCAGGTAGTCGTAGGGCAGCACCTCCAGCGTGTCGGCCTGGAAGGTGCCGAAGCTCTTGCCCTTCAGGTCGGCGGCCGACTTGATGCCTTCCTTCGCCACGATGATGCAGCCCTGGACGCCGCCGCCGGCCACGATGCGGACCGGCGCGCCGGCATCGTAGAGGGTCATGAAGTTGGAGTACGGGATCATCGAGATATCGACCAGCCCGGCCCCGAACATGGTCGTGATCTCGGTGTTGGACGGCGTCACGACGAATTCCAGGTCGACGCCGTCGGCCTTGGTCAGCTCCCGCTCCTTGGCAAGGAAGATGCCCATGTTGCAGAAGCCCGAGCCGTGGGTCGCCTTGACCGTGGTCGCGGCATGCGCGGCTTTCGGGGTCAGCAGGGCCGCCAGATGGGCGGGGATCGCCACCGTCGCGGCACCGGCGGCCGAGGTCTTCAGGAAGCCGCGCCGGGATATTTCGGCCGACGAGAATTTGCGGAAGAAGGTGCCGTCACGATCGCACATGGTCCACTCCAGCCGGTTGAAAGACCGCATGGAGCCCGCACAAGGTCATGTCTCCACCCGACGAGGGGACCGGAGCGGCGCCTGAACTGAAAGTCCTTCACTGCGCCTGCCATTGCACGGAGTCCATACAATGGGCACGCCAACCCGAAAGAGCGTCGATCGCTCTGCGCTGATGGATTCCCATACGCAACCGCCGTGCCAGTTCCGGATTCCGCCCCACGCCCCGTGAAGCGCCGGAA is a genomic window containing:
- a CDS encoding ABC transporter substrate-binding protein, yielding MCDRDGTFFRKFSSAEISRRGFLKTSAAGAATVAIPAHLAALLTPKAAHAATTVKATHGSGFCNMGIFLAKERELTKADGVDLEFVVTPSNTEITTMFGAGLVDISMIPYSNFMTLYDAGAPVRIVAGGGVQGCIIVAKEGIKSAADLKGKSFGTFQADTLEVLPYDYLKQAGMSFQDVDVRYLNTSPELAQAFIAGAVDAICHIEPYASQCVMGRPGATVLSDGTDLYGKGYSDCVLAARIPLLESDPGAVKAVIKALMVAQSQAESDKQAALNDTVGSYYKTTMEAALDASNKQPIVVDQRNQQQFIIDRGRSMQELGYIRNMPDAGAFDWSLLDQVIAENGELYGSLNLKSAA